One region of Quercus lobata isolate SW786 chromosome 2, ValleyOak3.0 Primary Assembly, whole genome shotgun sequence genomic DNA includes:
- the LOC115978411 gene encoding uncharacterized protein LOC115978411: MEENPPRVSRKNGTHLEASRVEPTSSRKSRYSVVEDGAGGDQIECSGKHCKACTAGLIADCVALCCCPCAVVNFLALAFVKVPWMVGRRLWLGFKKKKKGQSQSRLETKRKCSKRSESSGCVVVERDIGNVRRKRVEEDILPDIASGFCEEEGMESGSARFEAERVWLELYQVGHLGFGRVSFTGIQSLGKGN, encoded by the coding sequence ATGGAGGAGAACCCACCTCGAGTTTCACGTAAAAATGGGACCCACTTAGAGGCTTCAAGAGTTGAACCAACCAGTAGTAGGAAGAGCCGGTACAGCGTCGTTGAAGATGGTGCAGGGGGAGATCAGATCGAGTGCTCTGGCAAGCACTGCAAAGCATGCACTGCTGGATTGATAGCTGACTGTGTAGCCCTCTGTTGTTGTCCATGTGCGGTGGTGAACTTTCTTGCTCTTGCATTTGTGAAAGTTCCGTGGATGGTTGGGAGGAGATTGTGGCTGGGgttcaagaaaaagaagaagggtcAGAGTCAAAGCAGGCTGGAAACGAAGAGGAAATGCAGCAAGAGGAGTGAAAGTAGTGGATGTGTGGTGGTGGAGAGAGATATTGGGAATGTGAgaaggaagagagttgaggaagaTATATTGCCTGATATTGCATCTGGGTTTTGTGAAGAAGAGGGAATGGAAAGCGGTAGTGCAAGGTTTGAAGCTGAGAGAGTTTGGCTAGAGTTGTATCAGGTTGGTCATTTGGGTTTTGGGAGGGTTTCCTTCACTGGAATTCAATCTCTGGGTAAGGGAAATTAG